TCGTAAAAAGTCGTCATTCCCGCGAAAGCGGGAATCCAGGAAGCGTGTAACTATCTGAAAAGACTGGATTCCCGTTTCCACGGGAATGACAAAAAAACACTTTTTCAGATTTTTTACGAGTCAATCAACTATAGTCTGTGTATAAAGTCGAACAGTTGTCGTTTTTTTGTCATTCCGGCTTGTCCGGAATCGTTCTTTAAAAAGGATTCCCGGCTCCCGAATGCGTTCGGGATTCCGGGAATGACTAATGACCGTGGTTTATACACAGACTCTAACTAACAATTTCAAGGAGGCTTTATGCGTGTAAGATCCTATGTTGTCTTTTTGTTAATCGCCGTTGTCGTCTCGGTGACCGCTTGTAAAAAGAAGGAAGAACCCGTTTCCAGTATCCCGGCTCCTGCTCCAACCCCTGGCATAGTAATGCCAAAGGGTGAAACCCGGATCGTGGTTCCCGATTCCGTCAGGGGCAAGTGGGAATCCGTAAAGATAGAAATAACCAACAAGACGGCAAAGAAAAAAGAGACGGTTACAATCAGGTTGAACTCCGACTATCCCATACCGGGGTCATCCCTGAAGATCAAGGTTGGCGAGTTCCTTCCGGACTTCAGGATGGACGGCCTGACCATAACGTCCGCATCTGATGCCCCAAAGAACCCTGCAGTGCATATAACCGTCTATGATGGCGATAAGGAGATCTTCAAGGGATGGCTTTACTCGAAATTTCCCTCGATCCACCCATTTCAGCACGAAAAGTATGGTTTCATGCTTATCGAGGGGATCAAGAAGGGCTGATATTCTACCGGTTCGGCACACGAAAATACTGTCTCTTTCCCGGCAATCCCGGAGAATCTCTTATTTAAAGCAGAGATCCTCCGCTGATACCAGATACGGCCCTGTATCAACCGTAATTCGAGGTGGCTGTCCAACGTGCCATCCTGAGTTTCAGGTATGACGATACCCTATATCCTCTCCTGACAGGTTCTTTCCGGCCTGAAAAAAAAGGGACTGTTCACTCTCCGTTTTTTGGAATGTTATAGATACAGGCGACAGCCCCCTCAGACATACATTCATTTCTCGAAACCATCTTTCCCAGCAGTTCCCTGTACATTTCGAGTTCATGCCTGCAGCTCTCCCTGTAATGCCTCGAAATGCCGGAAATGGGGCAGTTGTACTGCTTCAAAAGATAGGCCTCTTCCACCTCTTCCACCTCTACCAGGTATCCCTCCTCGGTAAGGATCTCCTCGACGGATCTTATTTTTCCGGAAAGCTCCGTATTGTTGTTTACCCTCTCCCGTCTTGCTTTGAGGAGTCTGTTTTTTCTCCAGCGGAAGATCTCGTCAACCTTCTTCCGGCCTTCTCTTCTTTCGATCTCTGAAAGCAACTCGAGGAGAAAAGACTGATACTGCTTGGGAAAAAGCTCATCCGCCTTATCCGTGAGGCTATAAAAAAACCCGGGCCTTCCTATACCCCGCCGTTTCGTCTCATATGTGACAAGCCCTTTCTTCTCAAGTGACAGGATATGCTGTCTTATACCCATGGTTGTTATACCGAGTTCCTTACTGAGCTGATCGATGTTCAAGCCGCCGGCTTTTTTGAGAAGAAGTATGATATTCTTTCTTGTAGGATTGTCTTCTTTGACTATTTGCATAGTGGAAAGATAACATAACTCATAACCTAACATCAACGCAATAATAAAACCCGGATTACGAAACGGACCCTTCGTATTACAGGCTAAAACGTGTCATTTGGAAAAGTAACAACTCATGATATCTCTGAACAGGCGGGCATCCCCACAAGAAAGATTCTTGACTTCACCTCGCCGGCGAATCCCCTCGGCATCTCTAAAAAGGTCAAGACGGAATTAAGAAAACACCTTAAATACCTCTCCTCGCCACCTGACCCTCAATGCAGGAACCTGCGGCACCATCTGGGAAGACATCATGGCATAGACCCGTCAAATATTATCTGCACACCTTCTTTCACTGCCCCTCTTATTAAACTTGGACTGCAGATGCATTTTGAAGGCGTCCTTGTACCGGCATCCCACTCAAGGCTGTTCAAAGAGACATCAATTGCATGTTCAATCCGGAAATGCACTAAATATGAGTACAAAAAAAACCTCAACGGAAAATACAGTCTGAACCTGGATAAGGTACTTGCCGGTCTGAAGCCACGTCAACTTGTCCTGGTTCCCAACCCGGATATCATTACAGGTCAACTATACCCGGAGAAGCAACTCGTTGAGATCCTGAAAGCTGCAGAGGAGAAGGGTTGCGTGGTTGTGATGGATGAGTCTTTCATTGATTATGCCGACAAAGACGTTTCACTGTATAAATTCGAATCCTCCTCCCTGATAGTGTTCAGGTCAATGTCGGCCTTCTATCCGCTTCCGGGGTTACTCCTCGGCTATTGTATCTACCCCCCGGCACTTGCAGAAGTATTTAAAGAGCCTGAAGAACTGATGCTTGTTAACAGTCTTGCCCAAAGGGCCGGTATAATTGCACTTAAAGACAGGGCATTCAGAGACAGGACTTTCTCTTTCATCAAGACGGAAAAGGCCTTCCTTGAGAAGTGCTTCAGAAGGCTTGGAGTAAGGTTCTTTCCCTCATCCACAAATACCTATCTCCTCGAGCATGAAAAAGCGCAGGAAATAATCAAAATACTCACCGGCAAGGGGGTCCTCCTTGATAGTCTAAAAGATATAGCGGGTCTTGATGAGCAATCCTTTGGATTATCTATAAAAACTCATCGGGAAAATGCGGTCCTGGTCAGGGAGATAAAGAAACTTATCGTATAAATATACAAAGGCAAGCATCCCTCCCTCCATGAGTATGTCAGAGATGCTTGCCTGTATAAAGCCCCCTCGATGTCGAGGTCCGTCCCACTGCTGCAGTTAGCCCCTGCTTCTTTAAAAAGGATCAAACATTCAATACCCTGCCCTCCGGCTCGCCGATCCTCTTTTTGTAGATCTTACATTCCCTGTATAAACCGCCACAGTAGTACAAGACTGATTCCGCTGTCTGGCTGTTAAGGTTTATGCAGTAACATTCATTAATTGGGTCATCAATAAAGGGACACATCTCTTAGATTCCTTAAACTGTTCATGAATTGATTTTCTGTCCATTACATATGTTTACATAAACCATGCCAGTTACTTCCATGGAAGAATCGCAACTCAAATGTCATGATTATTCATCATTAAAAGAAAAACAACAGTGAAAAAAGATTTAATATCAAGAGGATAAGCCATCCATCAGATAGATCAAAAAAAAATTACGTCAAGACAAGTAACGTAACAGGCATAAGCACAGTGTGACATGATACACTTGTGTGACATACCGTTACTGTATCATACACACTTTCTATCAATCACTTTGTTACAGGCAGGATTATTGTGATCTTGGTATATACACCCAACTCGCTGTCTATAAGGATTTCGCCTCCGTGGTCCTTAATAATCCCATGGGAGATACTCAATCCCAGCCCGGTCCCGATCCCGGCGGGCTTTGTTGTTACGAAGGGTTCCGGGATCCTGTTTTTTATATCATCAGGAATCCCTGTCCCTCTGTCAAAAAATACAACCCCCAAATATAACCTGTCATTTATCTGCATTTCAGAGGCGGAAATCTCAATGGTCTTGTCTTTGTGGTTCGATGGATACTTCTCGTTGAGGGCATACCTTGCATTGCTCAGAAGGTTCAGAAAGACCTGTTCAATCTGCTGGGGGTTGACCACAACTTCAGGAAGCAACTCATCTATATAGACCTTAATAAAAATACCGTCTTTCCTTAGTTGTGCTCCATAAAGCTGAAGGGCCTCGGAAACCAGAGCATCCACTCTTGCAAGGACCCTCTCGCCCTTCCTGTACCTCGCGAAGAAAAGAAGTCCCTTCACAATCTTTGCAATCCGATCGCCTTCCCTCAGGATACGTTCGGAAACATCGTATTGAAAGCTCGTGCTGTCCGTTTCATCAAGCAGTATCTGTGCATAGTTGATGATTCCATTTATAGGATTATTAATCTCATGTGCTACCCCGGCAGCAAGTTCACCTATAGATGCAAGCTGCCCTGACTTTATGGCCTCTTTCTCCAGAACCCTCATTTCCGTGATATCAAAAATCACTCCGTCTATGTATAGCGCCTTTCCATCAGGTCCCGTAACCGGACGGCCTCTCTCAAGAAAATGCCGCTCACTCCCATCCTTATGTCTCAATCTGTACTCCACCTCGAAGGGCTCCCTGCGCTTGATCGCCTTTCTGATCTCTTTCATAACATGCTCCCTGTCTTCAGGGAGGATAAGTCCATCAATATAACAGAGTTCTCCCTCCTCAAGTTCATCCTCTCTATACCCTGTCATGGGCAAAAGCATCTCGTTGAAAAAACAGACCTTTTTCCCTTTTTCAAATATAAACCTGTATACAATTGCCGGCAGGTTTTCGGCCAGGGTCCTGTAAGCCTTTTCACTTTCCCTGAGTGATGTTTCAACCCTCCTCCTCTCATCGATCTCCTTCCTGAGGGTTTTGTCCCTGACCTGTATCTCTGAAAGCATCTCATTAAAACCATCCACAAGCTGACCAATCTCATCGTTGCTCACCTTTTCGGCTCTTAAGGAATACTCTCTGCTTTTAGAAACGGCAATCATAATACGGCTAAGGCCCACAAGTGGCTCTGAGACGGTCCTTTGAAGCACGACGGAAAGCAGAAATGCCACAAAAAATGCAACGATAATAGCAACGGCATTCAGGGAAATATGCCAGCCAAGCTCTGCGTATAGCCCTCCGAGATCCGAGACAAGCAGGATGTCTCCGATCCTTTCCCCTTCGTTCATAACAGGCTCAAGAACCTGGAGATACCTCTGCCGATAAAAATATCCTCTTTCAACCGGTTTCCCGGGAAGCCTGTCAGGATCGATCCCGTCCCTTAAATACATGGCAAACACCTCACCATTACCCCTGTACAGAACAGCATAAATTATATACGGGTTGCTCGTTAGGGAGCCCAGTATCTCTTCCCCTGCGGCCTTATCATCAAACATAAGCGCCCCGACACTGTTTGAACCGATTATCCTGGCCTGCACAAAAAGGAACTTTCCTGTCTCTCTCTTTTTGTAGGCCCAGTCATTCATGCTACTGATTGTGGAGACTATCAGCAGGGCCACACTACAGGCGATCATTATGATAATCATCAGCTTTTTCCGTATGGACAGGCCACGGAAAAAACCGGATAAAAACCTATTGCATAATCTGTCGGGTATCTTCATTTCAATGCCCTTCCTGATCTATCTCCTTCCGGATAACCAGAAGAGCTTCGAGCTGATTCTGAGCCCGGCTCGCTCAGCAGCCCTTCTGTTTATAAGGAACCGCACCTTCCTGTCCTTTATATAAAACTGGATTATCCCGCCTTCCTCTCCAAATCCTTCCATATCCCCTACCGTCAGGATGCCCTTATTCCCGATACTCCTTATTATCCTTTTGAGCGACCTCTTCTCAGAACGGCTTATAAACAGCACATCGCAACCCCCGACTTCTTTTAGTCCCCTCAATCTCCTGATCACAATACTCCTCCCCCTTATCCTCTTTTTCTGCAGTACATCAAGTTCACTGTCAAAAGGGTCCTCTCCAAGTATGCAGATCCCGACAGGCCCCTTTTCGTCCATGTCACTTGCGGGCCAATGAACAAAACCAAGAAAATTATAGATAAAGGCAGCCTTAACCTGGTATTCTGTTGGAGAAAGGGCTTTGGAAAAAGACCTGCAGGGGAAAATGACCGAGGCTGCAGTCAGCAAAAAGAATATCCAGAATAAATTCTTTCTCATCCCCCAAGCAGACATCCGCCTCTGTCCCCCATTGTATATCTCAATCCCGCCCCCTTAGAACTTCACGGTAAACTTACCATAAACACCACGCTCAACCTGAACCGTGCCACTGGAAACATACTTGGAGCTTATCTCCGGATGATATCGGTCAAGCAGGTTCTGTCCCACTATCGAAAATCCCACGTTCTCCGAAGGACTCCATCCAATTCGAATGTTGGAGACGACATAGCTCTTGATACCATAGGTGGGGAGACTGTCGACATAATGAAGATTCAGATCGAGTTGAACCCCCCTTCCTATATCCATCATGGAAAAAAGGGAAAACCGGTTATGCGGGTTCTCCCCCTCTGCCGTCTCAGCCTGGGGGTCGAGGCTGTCCTCGTCACGATGGAGCTGCATCTGAAGGTATGTATAGTTGAGAATAAGACGCCACCATCCGGTAACCTGCCATTTCGCAGCTACCTCTGCACCGTACGTCTCACCCCTCATCTTATTGCGTCCGTTCAGTGAGACAACAATATGTGCAGGGGCGGGCGATGTCTCAAGGAATACGGGTCCGGGCTCAAATGTCCTCAGGTTATCAAAATCATTGAAGAAAACCGCCAGGTCAAGAGAGATTCTCTCATCCGGTCTGAAGCGGTACCCCGCCTCATAGGCGATCAGTTCCTCGGACTCGTAATCATCCCCGGCTATCAACGAGAACATGGTCGGCATTGAATCGGGTACAACAACCTGATCTATCCTTCCGTTCATCTCGATCCGGGAGGGGATCCTTACAGCACGGGAAACGGCAGCCCACAAAATGCTCCGACCGCCCGGAATCCATTTCATCCTGATATTCGGCTGGAACTCAAAACCGGTATAATCGTTGTGCTCTATCTTGGTTCCCACCGTAACAGACAGTCTGTCTTTTATAATATCCATCTCGTCCTGTATAAAGGCATTATAAAGATAGAGATCCCGCTTTTCAGGGTCAAACCTTACGGGGGAATTGCTCCTGAGTTCATCCCTGATGCAGCGTATACCCGCCCCCCATGTAATGGAATGCCTTTTACCCATCTTGAAGTTATGACTCATATCAAAGTCGAGGGTATCAATTGCGTAGATCTCATGCATCCCCTCAACATCAAACTTCTGAAAGCGCTTCACGTGATCATAGTAGAGCTGAATAACCAGATCAGAGTCACTGGAAAAGGAACGACTCCACCTTCCGAGGAGATTACCCCCGCTTATATCCTCATCGATCCCGCTATTTAAGGAGTACGGGGGAGTTAAAAGGGGAAGAATCTCCATAGAGTCCACGTTGCCACCGTAAATGTCACCCTGAAACGTGATTTTATCCTTTGCAGAGGCAACCCAGTCCATCCGGAAACCGCTCCTCAGGACATACCAGCCATCGGAATTTTCGCCACCGTGAAGATCAACAAAGCCATCGCGCCTTGCATATTTTGTATATACCCTGTAAAAAAGGTCCTCACCGATCTTTCCGCCATACCTGAAAGCGCTTATATTTCTCTCCTCGGTACCGGCCAGCAAAGAGACCAGGCCCCCCTGGGTATCCTCGGCACTCCTGGTTATGACGTTAATGATGCCGTTTACGGCATTGGCGCCCCACATTGTTGCCCCGGGGCCGCGAATGACCTCAATCCTGTCTATGTCCTCGAGCATGACATCCTGTACATCCCAGTATACCCCTGAAAATATCGGGGAATATACACTTCTGCCGTCAATCATAACAAGGAGTTTATTGGCGTAACGCTCATTGAACCCGCGTGCACTTATAGCCCACAGGTTGGAATCGATCCTGTTAACCTCCAGGCCGGGCACCCCCCTGAGGGCCTCTGCAATGCTCGTTGCACCAGATCTGCGGATCTCCTCCCGTGTTATTACATAAACCGCGCTTGAGGCATCGTAGAGTTTCTCCGGCTTCTTCGATACGCTGGTCACTGAGATGTTCATCAGCTCCTCGATGCTCATATCCATCAGTTCCGCTACTACACCCCCCTTATCATTACCTGCGGCAGGAACCGGAAACAGCATGATAAACGCCACCAATAGATTTGCAGGGATACAAAAGAGATTTAAAAACGCCGGGCACTTGGATGGTTTCCTCATTTTTCTCCCCCTGTCATCCTTGTTGCTTTGGTTCTACCGGTTTTTGTAAGGACGGACTCTGATGATGTCCGGAACCACACAGGCTATGTTAAAGGTTCCCGGGATCTTTCAGCCTTGAAAGTGATCACATCCTGATATTGTATTCCTTCAACTTCCTGTAAAGCGTCCTTCGACTGATTCCAAGCAACCGGGCAGCCCTTGCCTTGTTCCATCCTGTCTTATCGAGCGTCTTGGCAATCAACATGGAATCATAGGCGCGCCTCTCTTCCGGACCTTCATCCACTGTATCCTGCCTGATCCTGAAATCCTCGGGCAGATCTTCAATCGTGATCGTGCTGCCCCTACAGAGTATTATGGAGTGCTCAAGCACATTCTGAAGCTGTCGCACATTTCCAGGCCATTGAGAACTCATAAAGACCTTCATTACCTCATCAGAGACAGCATCGACCCTCTTATCAATCCTCTTCCCTATTTTCCTGAGAAAATATTCAACAAGGAGGGGAATGTCCTGACGGCGCTCCCTCAGCGAAGGAAGATGCACGGTAACAACATTGAGACGGTAAAAGAGGTCCTCACGAAACTGTCCGGATGCAATCTTTCTTCCAAGGTCCTGATTGGTTGCGGCAACCACCCTAACATCAACCCTGATGGTCATTGAATCACCAACGCGTTCAAACTCCTTTTCCTGAAGTACCCTGAGGAGCCTCAACTGCATCCTCGGTGATATGTCACCAATCTCATCCAGGAAGATCGTTCCACCATCCGCCTTTTGAAACCTCCCCGTCTTGTCGCTTAAGGCGCCTGTAAACGCCCCTTTTACATGCCCGAAGAGTTCACTCTCCAGGAGACTCTCCGGAAGGGCGGAACAATTCACCTTTACCAGTGGTCCGTCACTCCTTATCCCCGAATAATGAAGGGCCTCTGCAACCAGTTCTTTTCCTGTCCCGCTTTCACCTGTCAACAGAACCGTCGAAGAAACATCCGAGAGGTTTTTTATCATGGAATAAACCATCTGCATCCGTTCGCTCTTACCGACAATGTTGTAAAACTGCCTTACATCCTTGAGGTCATGCTCAAGCTCTGAAATCCTGGTCTCATCCCTTACCACCATAACGCATCCTGAAAAAGAGGATTTACCGGATCTGAAAGGTGAAACCCTTAACGATACAACCCTTCTGGGTTTGTCCACGTGTAAACATTCCATACGAAAAAGCTCTATGCTTTTTGATCCCCGGAGTCCCTCCGTAAGGGCATCACGACACCTCAGTTTACATCCGTTGGAGACCGCTCCCAACTCCTTTCCTACCATATCATGGCTAATACCGCAAATCTTTTCCGCCGCCTCATTCACCTCACGGATTACCAGTCGCTCATCGAAGGTTATAATGGCATCATCGATATTGCTGAAAATCGTCTCAAGTGTTGAACGGTATCTCTCCTTTTCATCCGTGAGGGCCTTGTGATTAATAGCCTTCTGGCTGACAAGCAAGAGGGTATCCCGGCGGACCGGTTTTACAATATAATCGAAAGCCCCAAGCCGTAACGCCTCAGACGCGGTATCAACCTCGGGTGCACCTGTAACTATAATGACCGAACAATTCAGTCCAAGCTCCCGGATCTCCCGAAGCAGTTCTATCCCCGACTTCCCTCCCAGTATAATATCGGCAAAGACCAGATCATACTCATAGTGCTTCAATTTCTCGACGGCGCTCTCATAAGTAAGGGCCGTTTCCGCAAGGTAGCCCCTGTCCCTCAGGAACTTGCTGAAAGTAAAGAGGATACTCTCCTCATCATCAACTATCAGGACTCTCTTGTCCGTCATAAAAATACCGCTGTGGCTAAAAGTGGACTATTGCTGTCGCTGCTAACATAGAGAAAAAGCAGGAATTGTGTTTTCTTTTCAAAGCATTATTCAAGCGCCTGCTTTTTATATATACTAAATATATCAGGAAAGTCAATTTTTTTGCCGGCAATTTCCGGCGCTTTCACAAAAATTCAAGTCTGCAATAACCGCACAGACGGTAATGTGATATGCACAAAATTTTTAAATTGCAATTAAATCCCTAGTTGTCTTATAATGAGTAAGACTAAAAGGAGGTTGATTATGCCATCTGTGCGTACCATGCGTAAAGCAAAACTGACAGTAACAATAAGCGGTGATGTGGTTGATGAAATAGACGAAATTGCAAGGGAAAAAGGAGCCCCAAGAAGTCAGGTAATGGAAGAACTGCTTCGCGATGGGCTGCTGAAGTCTAAAAAAACAGCAATAGAAAAAGATATCGAGGCTTATTATCTGTCTCTGGACGAAAAGGAAAAGAGGGAAGACGGACAATGGGCAAAGATAGCGGCAGAAAGTGCGAAGAGGACATGGAATGATTGAGTATCCAAAAAGAGGAGAGATATATTTAGTTAATCTGCCCTCAAAGCCAAGGGATATTAAGAATCGTCCTGCCTTGGTAGTCTCTTTAGATATTCGAAATAAGTTGGCAAATGATATAATTGTTGTTCCTTTGTCCACAAACTTAAGGCCGTCTCCCACCCATGTTTTACTTCAAAAGGACGAAGGTGGCATATCAAAGGTATCTATGGGTAAATGTGAGCAGGTAGCAACAATAGACAAAACCTTACTTATAAAGGGTCCCCTTGCAGGTAGGATAAGCGACAAAAAAATGAAGGAAATAGAAAAGGCGATAATGATAGCCATAGGGGTAATATAAAAAAATTCAGCTCTTTCGTGTTTTAGTTGAAGAGAGGCTTAAAATTCAACTTTACATTAACCGCAACACACACCGTCATTCCGGCTTGTCCGGAATCTGTCTTTAAGAAGGATTCCCGACTCCCTAATGCGTTCGGGATTACGGGAATGACTAATGACCGTCAAGCTCTCCGACCAAGGGTCGGGGCCTTTGGAAAGGTGCATTGTAATAGAGGAATCAAATCTGGCGGTCCCAACGGGAGTCGAACCCGTGTTACCGACGTGAGAGGCCGGTGTCCTAGGCCACTAGACGATGGGACCGCTTGGAATGATGGCTGGCTGGGGAGAGAGGATTCGAACCCCCACAAGCAGAGCCAGAGTCTGCCGTCCTGCCATTAGACGACTCCCCAAACTGTGTTGGATATAATAAAAGTTATCTCCTGATGTTGTCAATCTCCCCAAACGGTGGTCCTTCAAAACCCGCCGGCATAACCGTTGAGCATTTACAGTCAAGCCCTCCGGCCAAAGGTCGGGGCTTTCGGCAAGGTGCATTGTAATCCATATCCTGAATTTTTCAAAACCTTTACGATACAATAGAGAACAGGCAATGCTCTCGATACTAAAATCCATAAAAACGGCGAACATACTACTTGCCGTTTTAATGTCTCTTCTTATTTTCGGGGCGATAATAATGCCCGCGGCTCCAGCCTTTCAGGAAATCAACACAACCTCCCTTTTCAGGTGGCTTAAAGATGCCCCGATTTCAGTTAGCTGGTGGCTCATCTCGGCAGTAGGGGTTCTTGCAATTCTTGTCCTCAATACCGTTGTCTGCAGTATTGACTCTATCATAAAAAAACTTGAAGGCAGAAAATGGCTTCTCACGATTGCGCCCCAGATTATCCATACAGGATTCGCCTTTATCATGCTTGCCCATCTGTTAAGCAGCATCTGGAGCTCCCATCAATTTGCCGTTATGAGAGAAGGACAGGGGGTAATGGTTAACCAGAAAACCGCCCTATACCTCGACACAATAAACTACAAAAGAGACTCAGGTTTCATAACCTCTATGAGTGCTGAAATACTCTATCTCTCTGAAAAGGGTCGGAAGAGAAGATCGGTCATTTCACCCAACCACCCTTATATCTATAACGGCATGGGAGTCTATCTCAAAAAAATATCGCTCACCCCCTTCCCACAGGCATTGATTGAATTCAGCTATGACCCCGGAGCCCCGTGGGCATTAGCGGGCGGAATAATCTTTTTAACGGGGAGTGTTATCTTGACAGCCCTTAAACTTCGGGATAAATCCGTATAAACTATCCCCCTACGGAAACAACAAGATCCTTCATCGTCATGTCACCAAACACACCATCCATTGCTTCATCCAGCCCCTCAAACAGACGGTCTATCTCTGCCTTTGAAAAGACCTTTCCCTCTATCCTGCAGATCTCTTCCTCAGCCGTCCTCACGGACCTCAGAAAATCACTCAGTTTTATCGCCCCTATATCCCTTGCAGGAAAATAAGCCGGAAAGTCATCGCCACTTTTAGTTATAAAACCTCTACGCTCAAGCATCGACAGGATATCCTGAACGGATTCTACAGGCATTGCAAGCCTGTCAACGAGGGAATCAATTGTCCAGTGTTCCCTGCCATGATAGAAGTTGTCACTTATGAGAAACATGATGAGGAAGGCGAGCCGTTCTTTCAACCTGTTGCTCAGGATGAGAGGCTCCTTCTCCGCCCTGAGAAACTGAGGGTACTGGTTATAAAAGGATATCTCGGCGCCGACAAGGAGGATCATCCAGCTCACATACAGCCAGATCATGAAGAGTATCAGGATCGCAAACCCCGAGTAAATTGCCGTATACTTTGTTGAAGATACAACAAAGGAAGCAAATGCCCATCCTGAAGTCTCCCACAGCACCCCGGCAAAAATACCACCAACGAGGGCGGAGCGGAGCTTCACCCTCGTGTTGGGAATAAAGATATAAACGAAAGTGAACGCAGCACAGACAAATACATAGGGAAGGACTGTACCTCCGTAGTAGACAAAGGTCCCAAGGGGTTCAATTGAGAGGATCCTCTTAACAATGCCGGTGTTCATAACCGATGCCGTCATCCCAATGGCGGAAAATATCAGTACGGGACCTATCAGGATTACGCTCATATAGTCACTGAACCTCTGGGCAAAGGTCCTCGGCCGCTTGATCTTCCATATGTGGTTAAAAGCCTCCTCTATCTTCTGTATAAGGGATATCACGGTATAGATAAGCATTGCAAGACCAAGGGAACCAAACACACCAACCTTCATGTTTTCAACGAAGCTGATTATCCTGCCGGTTATCTCTTTGCCGCTCTGACCAAGGGGGGCAAGAAAGTTGTACAGCATAGGCTCCACCTGATTGTGAACGCCAAAGGCCTTCAGTACCGAAAAGCTGACTGCAATCAGGGGGACTATGGAGAGAATGGTGGTGTAGACAAGGCTCATCGCCCTGAGTGTGAGTTCCCCCTGTGTAAGTTCCCTTATGGAAACATAACTCAAACGGAGGAATTTAATGATGAATGTCTTGAATGGTCCTGTTTTTGCGAGGTCTACATCCCATAGTTCCCGGACAAAAAAGGCACCCATTCTCTTCACAAGGCGGGTCA
The sequence above is a segment of the bacterium BMS3Abin08 genome. Coding sequences within it:
- a CDS encoding ribbon-helix-helix protein, copG family, which gives rise to MPSVRTMRKAKLTVTISGDVVDEIDEIAREKGAPRSQVMEELLRDGLLKSKKTAIEKDIEAYYLSLDEKEKREDGQWAKIAAESAKRTWND
- the mazF gene encoding mRNA interferase MazF → MIEYPKRGEIYLVNLPSKPRDIKNRPALVVSLDIRNKLANDIIVVPLSTNLRPSPTHVLLQKDEGGISKVSMGKCEQVATIDKTLLIKGPLAGRISDKKMKEIEKAIMIAIGVI